From the genome of Pseudomonadota bacterium:
CCGAGGCGTGCGAGGCCCCCGGCTTGCCGAGCTGCGCCACCATCCGCATCACTTGCTGACACTCGACCTGCGCAACAAACACATGGCGCCCGCCGTGCAGCACGGCCAGGTTTGCGGTTTCGCCGGTCTCGGCCACGAGCGACTTCAGCACCGGCCGCGCCTCGGAGATGAAGTCACGGCGGTTGAGGTAGGCGGTGCCGACGGTGAACGCCTGCAACCCGACGCTCCAGAGGCCGGTGACCTCGTCGAGGTCGACGAAGCCGAGCGCACGCATGCTGTTGAGCAAGCGGTGCGCGGTCGAGGGCGCGAGGCCCGTGTCGGCGGCGAGCTCGGCGAGGCTCAACCCGGCGGGCATCTCGCCCAGCCGCGAGAGCAGCCCGAAGGCCCGGCTCAGTGACTGAACCGTGCCGCCATTCGATGCCTCGACACTGGCAACCGCCACAGCGACGCAGCTCAGCCCGCAGACCGGGCTTGCGCTTTCTTCTCGGCGCGGCGCGCATGCAACAGCGGCTCGGTGTAACCGCTCGGCTGCTCACAGCCCTTGAAGATCAGGTCGTGGGCCGCGGCGTAGGCGATACTGGTGTCGAAGTGGCCGGCCATCGGCTCGTAGAGCGGGTCGCTGTCGTTTTGCCCGTCAACCACCCCGGCCATGCGCTGCAGCGCTTCCTCGACCTGCTCCGTGGTGATCACACCGTGCCGCAACCAGTTGGCGAGGTGCTGACTGGAAATGCGCAGCGTGGCACGGTCTTCCATGAGTTCGATGTTGTGGATGTCGGGCACCTTCGAGCACCCGACGCCCTGGTCGACCCAACGCACGACGTAGCCGAGGATGCCCTGGCAGTTGTTGTCGATCTCCGATCGGATCTCCTCGTCGCTGAGGTTGCGCCCGCCGAGCAGTGGCAGGGTCATGATGTCCGCGAGCGCTGCCGGTTCACGGTCGGCGATGGCGTCCTGCACACTGTGCACCGACACACTGTGGTAGTGCGTCGCGTGCAGCGTGGCCGCGGTGGGCGACGGTACCCAAGCGCAGTTGGCGCCGGCCTCGGGGTGGTTCTGCTTGGTGTCGAGCATCGCGCGCATGGCGTCGGGCATGGCCCACATGCCTTTGCCGATCTGCGCGCGTCCGCGCAAGCCCGAACGCAGCCCGACGTCGACGTTGTTCGCTTCGTACGCAGCAATCCAGGGCTCGCCTTTGATGTCGGCTTTGGGCAGAACCGGACCGAGTTCCATCAGCGTGTGGATCTCGTCGCCGGTGCGGTCGAGGAAGCCGGTGTTGATGAACACCAGGCGATCGGCAACCTGCTCGATGCAGGCGCCGAGGTTCACCGTCGTGCGGCGTTCCTCGTCCATCACCCCAACCTTGAGGGTGTGGGCCGCAAGGCCCAGAACCCGCTCGACCTGCCCGAACAGGGCGTTGATCAGGGCGACCTCTTCGGGCCCGTGCATCTTCGGCTCGACGATGTAGACGCTGCCGCTGCGGCTGTTGCAGGTGCCCTGCCCGCCCTTGTTCAGGTCGTGCACGGCACAGGCGGAGGTGACCAACGCGTCCATGAAGCACTCCGAGACCGGGTTGCCGTCGCCGTCCAGCACCGCGTCGGTTGGCATCAACAAGCCGACATTGCGCACCAGCATCAATGAGCGGCCCTTGAGCACGAGCTCGCCGCCGTCGCGCCCGGTGAAACGCAAGTCATCGTTCAAGCGACGGACGATGGTCTTGCCGCCCTTCTCGAGGCTCTGTTCGAGGTCGCCTTTCATCAGGCCGAGCCAATTCCGGTAGACGCCGACTTTGTCCTCGGCGTCGACCGCCGCCACCGAATCTTCGCAGTCCTGAATGACCGTCAGCGCCGACTCGACCATGACGTCTTTCAGCCCACTCGGCGAGGCCGAGCCGATCGGGTGCTCGCGGTCGAACTGCAGCACCACGTGCAGCCCGTTGTTGACGAACACCAGGCTGTGCGGCTCGCCGTCACCGGCGTGTCCGATCCACTGAGCGGGTCGAGCGAGTGCCTGGTCGCCGCGGTCCGCGGTCGTGACAACCACCTCGCCCGCTTCAATTCGGTAGCCCGTGGCCGCGGCATGGCTGCCGTCGGCGAGCGGCAGCGCCCGGTCGAGGAAGGCAGCGGCCTCGGCGACCACAGCCGCCCCGCGCTGGGGGTTGTAGCCGCCAGCGCGCCCTTTGCCGTCGTCCTCGTCAATCGCGTCGGTGCCGTAGAGGGCGTCGTAGAGGCTGCCCCAGCGTGCGTTGGCCGCGTTCAGCGCGAAGCGGGCATTGGACACCGGAACCACCAATTGTGGCCCCGCCACGTCGGCAATCTCGCTGTCGACGTTCGCGGTGCGCACGGCCACCGCGTCCGGCCGCTCGGCCAGGTAGCCAATGCCGCTGAGGAAGGCGTGGGTGTCGTCGAAGGACGGCACCTCGCCTTGGCGCTCGCGGTACCAGGCGTCGATCTGCTCCTGCAAGGTGTCGCGTTTTGCGAGCAGGGCTGCCCGGCGCGGGCCGAGCTCGGCGACGATCGTCGCGAAACCCGACCAGAACTGCGCGCTGTCGATGGCGAGTCCGGCGAGCACCTCGGTGTCGACGAGGTCGTAGAGGGGCTTGGCGATTTGCAGTCCGGCGACGGTGACACGTTCTGACATGGCTACGGTCTCTCTGGTGTGGCCGGCACGCGCACGCGCTG
Proteins encoded in this window:
- a CDS encoding helix-turn-helix domain-containing protein, which gives rise to MAVASVEASNGGTVQSLSRAFGLLSRLGEMPAGLSLAELAADTGLAPSTAHRLLNSMRALGFVDLDEVTGLWSVGLQAFTVGTAYLNRRDFISEARPVLKSLVAETGETANLAVLHGGRHVFVAQVECQQVMRMVAQLGKPGASHAS
- a CDS encoding malate synthase G, whose protein sequence is MSERVTVAGLQIAKPLYDLVDTEVLAGLAIDSAQFWSGFATIVAELGPRRAALLAKRDTLQEQIDAWYRERQGEVPSFDDTHAFLSGIGYLAERPDAVAVRTANVDSEIADVAGPQLVVPVSNARFALNAANARWGSLYDALYGTDAIDEDDGKGRAGGYNPQRGAAVVAEAAAFLDRALPLADGSHAAATGYRIEAGEVVVTTADRGDQALARPAQWIGHAGDGEPHSLVFVNNGLHVVLQFDREHPIGSASPSGLKDVMVESALTVIQDCEDSVAAVDAEDKVGVYRNWLGLMKGDLEQSLEKGGKTIVRRLNDDLRFTGRDGGELVLKGRSLMLVRNVGLLMPTDAVLDGDGNPVSECFMDALVTSACAVHDLNKGGQGTCNSRSGSVYIVEPKMHGPEEVALINALFGQVERVLGLAAHTLKVGVMDEERRTTVNLGACIEQVADRLVFINTGFLDRTGDEIHTLMELGPVLPKADIKGEPWIAAYEANNVDVGLRSGLRGRAQIGKGMWAMPDAMRAMLDTKQNHPEAGANCAWVPSPTAATLHATHYHSVSVHSVQDAIADREPAALADIMTLPLLGGRNLSDEEIRSEIDNNCQGILGYVVRWVDQGVGCSKVPDIHNIELMEDRATLRISSQHLANWLRHGVITTEQVEEALQRMAGVVDGQNDSDPLYEPMAGHFDTSIAYAAAHDLIFKGCEQPSGYTEPLLHARRAEKKAQARSAG